The following DNA comes from Alienimonas californiensis.
CGACATGACGGGCCGTTCGGACAGCGGGCGAGGCGGCGGAGTGTCCGCGTTCGCCGGGCGACTCTCAACGCGACGCCGAACCGATCAACGGGATTGGATGGCGGCGGGTCCGGCGGCCCCGCACAATCGTCGTCGGACCGCTCGCCCGCCCCGGACACGCCCATGACCGCCGCTTCGCTGTTGCTCGCCGTTGCGTTCGGGGCCGCTGACCCGCCGGCGGAGCGGCCGAACGTGCTGCTGATCTGCGTGGACGACCTTCGCCCGGAACTGGGCAGCTTCGGGGCGGACTGGATCACCTCGCCGAACATCGACGCCCTCGCCGCCCGCGGCCGGGCCTTCCATCGGCACTACGTGCAGGCCCCCACCTGCGGGGCCTCCCGGTACGCCCTGCTGACGGGGAACTACGGCCCGGCCGGCAACGGGGCCCTGTTCGAGCGGGCCAAGCGGATGCGGTCGAACCCGGAGGCCGTCTCCCCCAGCCTGCCCGCCTGGTTCCGGCAGCACGGCTACACGACGGTGTCGGTGGGAAAAGTCTCCCACCACCCCGGCGGCCGCGGCGGGGGGAACTGGGACGACGACGCCCAGCCGGAGATGCCCGACTCCTGGGACCGCCACCTCATGCCGACTGGTCCCTGGCAGCACCCCCGCGGGGCGATGCACGGGCTGGCGAACGGCGAGATCCGCACCAACGCCAAGGGCATGGCCGTGGTGCAATCCACCCCCGGCCCGGACACGACCTACCCGGACGGCCTGATCACGGACGAGTCCCTGTCGCAGCTCGATCAGCTCAGCGAGTCCCGCACGGCGGAGGACAAACCGTTCTTTCTCGCCGTCGGTTTGATCCGCCCGCACCTGCCGTTCGGGGCGCCGGCGGACGACATGACTCCCTACGCCGACGCGACCCTCCCCCCGACGCCGCACCCGCAGAAGCCCGCCGGCCAAACGACCTGGCACGGCTCCGGCGAGTTCATGAAGTACGACCGCTTCGGCCGTGACCC
Coding sequences within:
- a CDS encoding sulfatase; protein product: MTAASLLLAVAFGAADPPAERPNVLLICVDDLRPELGSFGADWITSPNIDALAARGRAFHRHYVQAPTCGASRYALLTGNYGPAGNGALFERAKRMRSNPEAVSPSLPAWFRQHGYTTVSVGKVSHHPGGRGGGNWDDDAQPEMPDSWDRHLMPTGPWQHPRGAMHGLANGEIRTNAKGMAVVQSTPGPDTTYPDGLITDESLSQLDQLSESRTAEDKPFFLAVGLIRPHLPFGAPADDMTPYADATLPPTPHPQKPAGQTTWHGSGEFMKYDRFGRDPNKDAAFAEAVRKHYAACVTYADRQVGRLLERLDETGQRENTIVVLWGDHGWHLGEHAIWGKHALFEESLRSPLIVSYSGLPQPGEASRAVVESIDLFPTLCDLAALPAPAGEDGTPFVDGRSLRPLLEDPAAGQAGDGPADGGSACAYTGGAETIRTDSYRLIAHRGGHLELYDHRTPEAETQNLAEAEPETAVRLLARLRERLGNR